In Onychostoma macrolepis isolate SWU-2019 chromosome 12, ASM1243209v1, whole genome shotgun sequence, a single window of DNA contains:
- the gpx9 gene encoding glutathione peroxidase 9 isoform X2, with protein sequence MNALMDMYGGPSFTVLGFSCNQFGLQAPENHETLNVLQYVRPGRGFLPKFPIFSRIEVNGSDEHPLYAYLKEALPFVNPVIGDIRKLYWSPIKANDIRWNFEKFLIAADGVPYKRYDPHCPFEEVERDVATLLQGRHLS encoded by the exons ATGAATGCACTCATGGACATGTATGGAGGCCCGAGCTTCACCGTGCTTGGCTTCTCCTGCAATCAGTTTGGCCTACAGGCACCTG AGAACCATGAAACCCTGAATGTTTTGCAGTATGTGAGACCAGGACGAGGTTTCCTCCCAAAGTTCCCCATCTTCAGCCGGATTGAGGTGAACGGCTCTGATGAACATCCTCTATACGCCTACCTGAAG GAAGCTCTGCCGTTTGTTAACCCAGTCATTGGAGACATCAGGAAGCTCTACTGGTCTCCCATTAAAGCCAATGACATCCGATGGAACTTTGAAAAGTTTCTCATCGCCGCAGATGGAGTTCCCTACAAAAG ATATGATCCTCATTGTCCATTTGAAGAGGTGGAGCGGGACGTTGCAACGCTTCTGCAGGGAAGACATTTATCATAA
- the fbxl15 gene encoding F-box/LRR-repeat protein 15 isoform X1 encodes MINNVRGSEDSISMDQKPEERTQSQSHRCQLLDLPWEDVLVTHVFCYLPLRHMVSLQCVSKSFRSLIQVYLANCRKFEPAQTGPHIPKEAFCSMLRHNQVLHHLCVSNCSDWITDKELLPVIGQNQHLLRVDMRSCVHLSRHALVAVSLSCPRLQHLSLAHCEWVDSLALRSLADHCSDLRSLDVTACRQLKDDAVCYLAGKCPALRSLSVAVNANITDTAVEEVAKKCRELERLDLTGCLRVRNEAIRTLAEYCPKLQSLKVNHCHNVTESSLGVLRRRNVEIDVEPPLQRALVLLQDVVGFAPFINLQI; translated from the exons ATGATAAATAATGTGCGCGGATCAGAGGACAGTATCAGCATGGATCAAAAACCTGAAGAGCGCACGCAAAGCCAAAGTCACAG ATGTCAGCTGCTGGACCTTCCGTGGGAGGATGTGTTAGTTACACACGTGTTCTGCTACCTGCCGCTGCGTCACATGGTCAGCTTACAGTGCGTCAGCAAGAGCTTTCGTTCTCTCATCCAGGTGTATCTGGCCAACTGCCGTAAGTTTGAACCTGCACAG ACAGGGCCTCACATTCCTAAAGAAGCCTTTTGCTCAATGCTTCGCCACAACCAAGTTCTCCACCACCTCTGCGTCAGCAACTGCTCCGATTGGATCACAGACAAAGAGCTTCTGCCGGTGATTGGCCAGAACCAGCACCTGCTGCGCGTGGACATGCGCAGCTGCGTTCACCTGAGCCGTCATGCGCTGGTGGCCGTGTCTCTGAGCTGCCCGCGGCTGCAGCACCTGAGCCTGGCGCACTGCGAGTGGGTGGACAGTCTGGCGCTGCGCAGCCTGGCCGATCACTGCTCGGACCTGCGCTCGCTGGACGTCACCGCCTGCAGACAGCTGAAGGACGACGCCGTGTGCTACCTGGCGGGGAAGTGTCCGGCGCTGCGCTCGCTCTCTGTGGCTGTTAACGCCAACATCACGGACACGGCGGTGGAGGAGGTGGCCAAAAAGTGCAGAGAGCTGGAGAGGCTGGACCTCACGGGGTGCCTGCGAGTGAGAAACGAAGCGATCAG GACATTAGCAGAGTACTGCCCCAAACTGCAGTCTCTCAAGGTGAACCACTGTCACAACGTAACCGAGTCCAGTCTGGGCGTTCTGCGCCGGCGTAACGTGGAGATCGATGTGGAGCCTCCCCTGCAGAGGGCGCTAGTGCTGCTGCAGGACGTCGTGGGCTTCGCTCCCTTCATTAACCTGCAGATATAG
- the gpx9 gene encoding glutathione peroxidase 9 isoform X1, whose protein sequence is MNALMDMYGGPSFTVLGFSCNQFGLQAPEENHETLNVLQYVRPGRGFLPKFPIFSRIEVNGSDEHPLYAYLKEALPFVNPVIGDIRKLYWSPIKANDIRWNFEKFLIAADGVPYKRYDPHCPFEEVERDVATLLQGRHLS, encoded by the exons ATGAATGCACTCATGGACATGTATGGAGGCCCGAGCTTCACCGTGCTTGGCTTCTCCTGCAATCAGTTTGGCCTACAGGCACCTG AAGAGAACCATGAAACCCTGAATGTTTTGCAGTATGTGAGACCAGGACGAGGTTTCCTCCCAAAGTTCCCCATCTTCAGCCGGATTGAGGTGAACGGCTCTGATGAACATCCTCTATACGCCTACCTGAAG GAAGCTCTGCCGTTTGTTAACCCAGTCATTGGAGACATCAGGAAGCTCTACTGGTCTCCCATTAAAGCCAATGACATCCGATGGAACTTTGAAAAGTTTCTCATCGCCGCAGATGGAGTTCCCTACAAAAG ATATGATCCTCATTGTCCATTTGAAGAGGTGGAGCGGGACGTTGCAACGCTTCTGCAGGGAAGACATTTATCATAA
- the fbxl15 gene encoding F-box/LRR-repeat protein 15 isoform X2 — MVSLQCVSKSFRSLIQVYLANCRKFEPAQTGPHIPKEAFCSMLRHNQVLHHLCVSNCSDWITDKELLPVIGQNQHLLRVDMRSCVHLSRHALVAVSLSCPRLQHLSLAHCEWVDSLALRSLADHCSDLRSLDVTACRQLKDDAVCYLAGKCPALRSLSVAVNANITDTAVEEVAKKCRELERLDLTGCLRVRNEAIRTLAEYCPKLQSLKVNHCHNVTESSLGVLRRRNVEIDVEPPLQRALVLLQDVVGFAPFINLQI; from the exons ATGGTCAGCTTACAGTGCGTCAGCAAGAGCTTTCGTTCTCTCATCCAGGTGTATCTGGCCAACTGCCGTAAGTTTGAACCTGCACAG ACAGGGCCTCACATTCCTAAAGAAGCCTTTTGCTCAATGCTTCGCCACAACCAAGTTCTCCACCACCTCTGCGTCAGCAACTGCTCCGATTGGATCACAGACAAAGAGCTTCTGCCGGTGATTGGCCAGAACCAGCACCTGCTGCGCGTGGACATGCGCAGCTGCGTTCACCTGAGCCGTCATGCGCTGGTGGCCGTGTCTCTGAGCTGCCCGCGGCTGCAGCACCTGAGCCTGGCGCACTGCGAGTGGGTGGACAGTCTGGCGCTGCGCAGCCTGGCCGATCACTGCTCGGACCTGCGCTCGCTGGACGTCACCGCCTGCAGACAGCTGAAGGACGACGCCGTGTGCTACCTGGCGGGGAAGTGTCCGGCGCTGCGCTCGCTCTCTGTGGCTGTTAACGCCAACATCACGGACACGGCGGTGGAGGAGGTGGCCAAAAAGTGCAGAGAGCTGGAGAGGCTGGACCTCACGGGGTGCCTGCGAGTGAGAAACGAAGCGATCAG GACATTAGCAGAGTACTGCCCCAAACTGCAGTCTCTCAAGGTGAACCACTGTCACAACGTAACCGAGTCCAGTCTGGGCGTTCTGCGCCGGCGTAACGTGGAGATCGATGTGGAGCCTCCCCTGCAGAGGGCGCTAGTGCTGCTGCAGGACGTCGTGGGCTTCGCTCCCTTCATTAACCTGCAGATATAG